Proteins encoded in a region of the Leptotrichia sp. OH3620_COT-345 genome:
- a CDS encoding 2-hydroxycarboxylate transporter family protein yields the protein MKKFKELFDEKEFKWGGANLFMYLFMLAVTLVVVYVPFGGKELAFLRPNFLTMFSLLAVFGIFFGVIGDRIPYFNDYIGGGTVLVFLMAAVFGTYKLVPEKLLEHIDIFYGEQPVNFLEIFIPALIVGSVLTVNRNTLIKSIAGYIPLIVLGVIGAAIGGIGVGLIFGKSPLDVMMNYVLPIMGGGTGAGAIPMSEMWAAKTGRPAKEWFAFAISILTIANIISILSGALLSKLGEKKPELTGNGQLVIDNSKEAVKDKEVDIKAELSDVAIAIFFTGILAMTAHIFAVIWKSWKLPFEIHRLAFLVILAVLLNVFNVVPDRIKAGAKKMQTYFSKHTIWVLMAAVGFGTDINEIKNALTVPNLIIALAIVFGAVGMIMLVAKKMKFYPVEAAITAGLCMANRGGAGDVAVLGAANRMELMSFAQISSRIGGAMMLILGSVLFGLFAG from the coding sequence ATGAAAAAATTTAAGGAATTATTTGATGAAAAAGAATTTAAGTGGGGAGGGGCAAATTTATTCATGTACCTTTTCATGCTTGCGGTTACATTAGTTGTTGTTTATGTACCTTTTGGAGGAAAGGAACTGGCATTTTTAAGACCCAATTTCCTGACAATGTTTTCTTTATTAGCTGTTTTCGGGATCTTTTTTGGAGTAATCGGAGATAGAATACCGTATTTTAATGATTATATCGGTGGAGGAACGGTTCTTGTATTTCTTATGGCAGCTGTTTTCGGAACTTATAAACTGGTTCCTGAAAAGTTACTGGAACATATTGATATTTTTTACGGAGAGCAGCCTGTGAACTTTTTGGAAATATTTATACCTGCACTTATAGTGGGATCGGTTTTGACAGTTAATAGAAATACTCTTATAAAATCCATAGCAGGGTATATACCTCTAATAGTATTGGGTGTAATTGGAGCGGCAATAGGCGGAATCGGAGTAGGGCTTATATTCGGAAAATCACCTTTGGATGTAATGATGAATTATGTACTTCCTATTATGGGAGGAGGAACCGGAGCAGGAGCTATACCTATGTCCGAAATGTGGGCGGCAAAAACAGGAAGACCCGCTAAGGAATGGTTTGCGTTTGCTATATCCATTCTTACAATAGCAAATATTATATCAATATTATCAGGGGCTCTTTTAAGCAAACTGGGAGAAAAGAAACCCGAACTTACAGGAAACGGTCAACTTGTTATTGATAATTCAAAAGAAGCTGTAAAAGATAAAGAAGTAGATATAAAAGCTGAACTTTCAGACGTTGCTATTGCAATATTCTTCACAGGTATACTTGCTATGACGGCACATATATTTGCTGTAATATGGAAAAGTTGGAAATTACCTTTTGAAATTCACAGACTTGCTTTTCTTGTTATTCTAGCTGTACTTTTAAATGTGTTTAACGTTGTTCCTGACAGAATAAAAGCGGGAGCAAAAAAAATGCAGACATATTTTTCAAAACATACAATATGGGTATTAATGGCAGCAGTAGGATTCGGAACTGATATAAATGAAATTAAAAATGCACTGACAGTTCCTAATCTGATAATAGCATTAGCAATAGTATTCGGGGCAGTTGGAATGATAATGCTTGTTGCAAAAAAAATGAAATTTTATCCTGTGGAAGCTGCTATAACAGCCGGATTATGTATGGCAAATAGAGGCGGAGCAGGAGACGTAGCGGTTCTGGGAGCTGCAAATAGAATGGAACTCATGTCTTTTGCACAGATTTCTTCAAGAATAGGTGGAGCTATGATGCTTATTTTAGGTTCAGTATTGTTCGGATTATTTGCAGGATAG
- the citC gene encoding [citrate (pro-3S)-lyase] ligase encodes MNVSKLDYKNSFELRELKEFLEKFELEFDSSVDYTAVIRENEEIIATVSKDRNIIKDFAVDKSHQGKGLSNILLTEIRNKLVEEGYLSSMIFTKIENKFIFEDMGYKKVACTDKVILLEQGNEDIEGIISNIIKNNNLDIRHKRAMIVMNCNPFTLGHRYLIENAAKNNNEVIIFVLEENKSTFSFKTRIQLVKKGTEDLKNVKVVPSTKYIISSATFPSYFLKDKNSMLTEYAKLDSEIIATKFCRRLNINHRYLGEEPFDEVTSVYNRIISEILPKYGIEVNIIPRKSIDGKIISASSVRKLLKEGKMEEIRKIVPYTTFEYLDSLKNKEISGKLK; translated from the coding sequence ATGAATGTATCAAAGCTGGATTATAAAAACAGTTTTGAATTGAGGGAGTTAAAAGAATTTTTAGAGAAATTTGAACTGGAGTTTGACAGTTCAGTAGATTACACTGCAGTAATAAGAGAAAATGAAGAAATTATAGCTACTGTCTCTAAAGACAGGAATATTATAAAAGATTTCGCAGTGGATAAAAGTCATCAGGGAAAAGGACTATCTAATATCCTGCTAACAGAAATAAGAAATAAGCTTGTTGAAGAGGGATACTTGTCATCAATGATATTTACTAAAATTGAAAATAAGTTTATTTTTGAAGACATGGGATATAAAAAAGTTGCATGTACGGATAAAGTTATTTTGTTAGAACAGGGGAATGAGGATATCGAAGGGATAATTTCAAACATTATAAAAAATAATAATCTGGATATCAGACATAAAAGGGCTATGATAGTAATGAACTGTAATCCTTTTACGTTAGGTCACAGATACCTTATTGAAAATGCCGCGAAAAATAATAATGAAGTTATTATTTTTGTACTGGAGGAAAATAAATCGACATTTTCTTTTAAAACGAGGATACAACTTGTAAAAAAGGGGACGGAAGACCTTAAAAATGTAAAAGTAGTTCCATCTACGAAATATATAATTTCTTCAGCAACCTTTCCTTCCTATTTTCTGAAAGACAAAAATTCGATGCTCACTGAATATGCAAAACTTGACTCTGAAATAATTGCAACAAAATTTTGCAGACGGTTGAATATAAATCACAGATATTTAGGGGAGGAACCTTTTGATGAAGTGACATCAGTTTATAATAGAATCATTTCAGAAATTTTACCTAAATATGGAATTGAAGTTAATATTATTCCACGTAAATCTATTGATGGAAAAATTATTTCCGCCTCTTCAGTGAGAAAGCTTTTAAAGGAAGGAAAAATGGAAGAAATTAGAAAGATTGTTCCTTATACGACTTTTGAATATCTGGATTCTCTTAAAAATAAAGAAATTTCAGGTAAATTAAAATGA
- the citX gene encoding citrate lyase holo-[acyl-carrier protein] synthase, with protein sequence MNIGNFLNDREKRVEYQKKLIEKYKKTLVVLKANFPGKNKNLPLADNIVDAISEEIDKLFEKNIIFRENFRNEEGKFFFYILEGNAYNIKKSMIILEESHELGRCADIDVHTPEGNVLSRKDIGNSFRKCFLCNDKAYNCVRSMKHSYEELYNFLEEKYRNYIAHKFSLAALEGLIYEVSAYPSFGLVSPVNTGSHKDMNFYTFLESGFAIEKAFYEITRIGYSDIELDTAFSIAREIGKKAEISMMRATKNVNTHKGLIFLMGITVLATARNFYLGKNIEKIPELIRKITKNILDDFKNIGNKENLTNGEKLYVKYGFTGIRGEVREGLTGIFDDILPFYDENLKCYSKNTVCSMTLIKLMNIINDSTIVHRHGIEMLSEVKKRTKSLIGISEKEKLEKFEKWCIENNISPGGSADVLAVVIFLHNIYY encoded by the coding sequence ATGAACATAGGAAATTTTTTAAATGATAGAGAAAAAAGAGTGGAATACCAGAAAAAGTTAATTGAAAAATATAAAAAAACTCTTGTTGTATTAAAGGCGAATTTTCCCGGAAAAAATAAGAATCTTCCTTTAGCAGATAATATAGTAGATGCAATTTCTGAAGAAATTGACAAATTATTTGAAAAAAATATAATTTTTAGAGAAAACTTCAGAAATGAGGAAGGGAAATTTTTCTTTTATATATTGGAAGGTAATGCCTATAATATAAAAAAATCTATGATTATTCTTGAAGAAAGTCATGAATTGGGAAGATGTGCAGACATAGATGTTCATACTCCCGAAGGAAATGTACTTTCAAGAAAAGATATCGGAAATTCTTTCAGGAAGTGTTTTCTTTGTAATGACAAGGCTTATAATTGTGTAAGAAGTATGAAGCACAGTTATGAGGAGCTTTATAATTTTCTTGAAGAAAAATACAGAAATTACATAGCTCACAAATTTTCATTGGCAGCACTTGAAGGACTTATTTATGAAGTTTCCGCTTATCCGTCTTTCGGTCTTGTGTCACCTGTTAATACAGGTTCTCACAAAGACATGAATTTTTATACTTTTCTGGAGAGCGGCTTTGCCATAGAAAAAGCTTTTTATGAAATAACAAGGATAGGGTATTCTGATATAGAGCTCGATACTGCATTTTCTATTGCAAGGGAAATCGGGAAAAAAGCTGAAATTTCCATGATGAGGGCTACAAAAAATGTAAATACTCATAAAGGGCTTATATTTCTTATGGGAATAACAGTACTGGCAACAGCAAGAAATTTTTATTTAGGAAAAAATATAGAAAAAATTCCTGAGTTGATAAGGAAAATTACTAAAAATATTTTAGATGATTTTAAAAATATCGGAAATAAAGAAAATCTCACAAATGGTGAAAAATTATATGTAAAATATGGTTTTACAGGAATAAGGGGAGAGGTCAGAGAAGGTCTGACCGGCATTTTTGATGATATATTGCCTTTTTATGATGAAAATCTCAAATGTTACAGTAAAAATACAGTCTGTTCAATGACTCTCATAAAACTGATGAATATTATAAATGACAGTACGATTGTTCATCGACACGGGATAGAAATGTTGAGTGAAGTCAAAAAAAGGACGAAATCTTTAATAGGTATATCAGAAAAGGAAAAACTTGAAAAATTTGAAAAATGGTGTATTGAAAATAATATCAGTCCCGGAGGTTCTGCAGATGTTCTTGCAGTCGTAATTTTTCTGCATAACATTTATTATTGA
- a CDS encoding oxaloacetate decarboxylase subunit alpha, producing MSKVKITDTTLRDGHQSLIATRLTTAEILPAVEMMDKVGYHSLEVWGGATFDSAIRFLNEDPWERLREIRKRAKNTKLQMLLRGQNLLGYRHYADDIVDKFVEKSIKNGIDIIRIFDALNDVRNIRQACESTKKYGGHSQLAICYTISPVHTTEYFKNLAKEMEDMGADSIAVKDMSGILLPYKAYELISELKKTVNVPIELHTHATAGLGAMANLKGIEAGADIVDTAVSPLSGGTSQPTTESLVRTLQGTEYDTGFDLELLKEIAEYFKPIRKKYLDNGTLNPQALFVEPSIVEYQLPGGMLSNMLSQLKAQKAEHKYEEVLKEIPKVRADLGYPPLVTPLSQMVGTQSVFNVLTGNRYKMIPKEIKDYVKGLYGKSPVPISEEMKKTVIGEEELFTGRPADLIDSEYETIKNEAGDLVKSDEDILMYAMFPQTAQPYLENRNNPEKGKKEEVKEQTINVIF from the coding sequence TTGAGTAAAGTGAAGATAACGGATACTACATTGAGAGATGGACATCAGTCATTAATAGCAACAAGACTGACAACTGCGGAAATTCTTCCTGCAGTTGAAATGATGGATAAAGTCGGGTATCATTCCCTTGAAGTATGGGGAGGGGCGACATTTGATTCGGCAATAAGATTTTTAAATGAAGATCCGTGGGAAAGACTGAGGGAAATAAGAAAAAGGGCAAAAAATACAAAACTTCAGATGCTCTTGAGAGGACAAAATTTACTCGGATACAGACATTATGCCGATGACATAGTGGACAAATTTGTAGAAAAATCCATAAAAAACGGAATAGATATAATAAGAATATTTGATGCACTGAATGATGTAAGAAATATAAGGCAAGCATGTGAGAGTACAAAAAAATATGGAGGTCACAGTCAGTTGGCAATATGCTATACAATAAGTCCCGTTCATACTACCGAATATTTCAAAAATCTGGCTAAGGAAATGGAAGATATGGGTGCCGATTCCATTGCTGTAAAAGATATGTCGGGGATACTGCTCCCTTATAAAGCTTATGAGCTTATAAGTGAGTTGAAAAAAACGGTAAATGTTCCTATTGAACTTCATACTCATGCTACTGCAGGGCTTGGAGCAATGGCAAATCTGAAAGGGATAGAAGCAGGAGCAGATATAGTTGATACTGCAGTTTCCCCTTTATCAGGAGGGACATCCCAGCCTACAACGGAATCTCTTGTAAGAACACTTCAAGGAACTGAATATGATACGGGGTTTGATTTGGAACTTTTAAAGGAAATAGCCGAATATTTCAAACCGATAAGAAAAAAATATCTGGATAACGGAACATTAAATCCACAGGCATTATTTGTCGAACCGAGCATAGTTGAATATCAGCTTCCGGGAGGAATGCTTTCAAATATGTTGTCACAACTGAAGGCGCAGAAAGCGGAACATAAATATGAGGAAGTGCTCAAGGAAATTCCTAAAGTAAGGGCCGATCTCGGGTATCCTCCTCTTGTAACTCCTTTAAGTCAGATGGTTGGAACACAGTCTGTATTTAATGTACTTACAGGAAACCGATATAAAATGATTCCCAAAGAAATAAAAGATTATGTAAAGGGTCTGTATGGTAAATCTCCGGTACCTATTTCAGAAGAAATGAAAAAAACTGTAATAGGCGAAGAAGAATTATTCACAGGAAGACCGGCGGATTTAATAGATAGTGAATATGAAACAATAAAAAATGAGGCGGGGGATTTGGTAAAATCTGATGAAGATATACTGATGTATGCCATGTTCCCTCAAACTGCCCAACCTTATCTGGAAAATAGGAATAATCCTGAAAAAGGGAAAAAAGAAGAAGTAAAAGAGCAGACTATAAATGTAATATTTTAA
- a CDS encoding glycyl radical protein encodes MKEYILKSERVKKLRESALSKFPGVSVERGRLLTKAYKEHEGKSKYLVRAYAVKEILENMTIYIKDGELIAGNQSVDERTAPFFPEYAVDWIVDELKEKGNFDSREGDKFRVPEEEIPEMIEICEWWRGKTLKDRAFAQMPQEIKEAGIVKIIHGEGNMTSGDGHIVPSFEKVLNKGLRGVIEEAKEAREKVDITVYGGYNKVDFLKSVEIVAEAVINFAHRYADLALKLAQSEKDETRKKELLQIHENCLKVPENPADTFWEGVQAIWFIHLVIQIESNGHSASLGRVDQYLYPLYKQDIIDGNVERDFAKELLQCLWVKLYSVIKVRSTSHSGYGAGYPTYQNVTLGGSKANGKDCTNELSYLILESVGENKLTQPNLAVRYHANSPERFIRECASVAATGYGMPAMHTDEIIIPALLNKGVDFKDAYDYTMVGCVEVAVPGKWGYRCTGMTFLNLVKATELVLNDGYDNRTGLQMLKGQGKLTDFETYDDLWRAWENHIKHYTKLTVALDTLADTHLEEFPDILLSSLVDNCIERGLTAKEGGAVYDIVSGLQVGIANAANSLYALKTLVYDGKVLTKEEVYNALQNDYAGEEGERIRKILLEVPKYGNDIDEVDEFAENIYWSYINEIQKYHNTRYGRGPKNGGYGVSTSGISSNVPMGTVSGATPDGRRAYTPAAEGGSPTQGTDVNGPTAVLNSVNKLPTLMITGGQLLNQKYSPDLVRSPEQFEKFVDVIKSFIASKGWHIQFNIISGETLKAAQCEPEKHRDIIVRVAGYCAQFVTLDKTTQNDIISRTEQKL; translated from the coding sequence ATGAAAGAGTATATTTTGAAAAGTGAAAGAGTAAAAAAACTTAGAGAATCGGCACTGTCCAAGTTTCCGGGAGTTAGTGTAGAAAGGGGAAGACTGCTTACAAAAGCTTACAAAGAGCATGAAGGAAAATCCAAATATCTTGTGAGAGCCTATGCAGTAAAGGAAATTCTTGAAAATATGACAATATATATAAAAGATGGAGAACTTATTGCAGGAAACCAGTCTGTAGATGAAAGAACTGCTCCTTTCTTTCCGGAATATGCAGTAGACTGGATTGTTGATGAACTTAAGGAAAAAGGTAATTTTGATTCAAGAGAAGGGGATAAATTCCGTGTTCCTGAAGAAGAAATACCTGAAATGATTGAAATATGCGAATGGTGGAGAGGGAAAACCTTAAAAGACAGAGCTTTTGCACAAATGCCTCAAGAAATAAAAGAAGCGGGAATTGTAAAAATAATCCATGGAGAAGGGAACATGACATCAGGTGACGGTCATATAGTTCCGTCTTTTGAAAAAGTTTTGAACAAAGGGTTAAGAGGTGTAATAGAAGAAGCTAAGGAAGCAAGGGAAAAGGTAGATATAACAGTATACGGAGGATACAATAAAGTAGATTTTCTGAAATCGGTGGAAATTGTAGCGGAAGCAGTTATAAACTTTGCCCATAGATATGCCGATCTGGCACTGAAACTTGCTCAATCGGAAAAAGACGAAACAAGAAAAAAAGAATTGCTTCAAATACATGAAAACTGTCTGAAAGTTCCTGAAAATCCTGCAGACACATTTTGGGAAGGAGTACAGGCAATATGGTTTATTCATCTTGTGATACAGATAGAAAGTAACGGACACTCAGCTTCATTGGGAAGAGTGGATCAGTATTTGTATCCGTTGTATAAACAGGATATAATTGATGGAAATGTGGAAAGAGATTTTGCAAAAGAGCTGTTACAGTGCCTTTGGGTAAAACTGTATTCGGTAATAAAAGTGAGATCCACTTCCCACTCAGGTTACGGTGCAGGTTATCCTACTTATCAGAATGTAACTTTGGGAGGATCAAAGGCTAACGGGAAAGACTGCACAAATGAACTGAGTTATTTAATATTGGAAAGCGTAGGAGAAAATAAATTGACACAGCCTAATCTGGCAGTGAGATACCATGCCAATTCTCCTGAAAGATTTATAAGAGAATGCGCTTCTGTTGCCGCTACAGGGTACGGAATGCCTGCTATGCATACTGATGAAATAATAATACCTGCTCTTTTAAATAAAGGTGTAGATTTTAAGGATGCTTATGACTATACTATGGTAGGTTGTGTGGAAGTTGCCGTACCGGGCAAATGGGGATACAGATGTACAGGAATGACATTTTTAAACCTTGTAAAAGCTACCGAACTTGTTTTAAATGACGGATATGACAATAGAACAGGACTTCAGATGTTAAAAGGTCAAGGTAAATTAACTGATTTTGAAACTTATGATGATTTATGGAGAGCATGGGAAAATCATATAAAACATTATACAAAACTGACAGTTGCTCTTGACACTCTTGCAGACACTCATTTAGAGGAATTCCCGGACATATTGTTATCAAGTCTTGTAGATAACTGTATAGAAAGAGGATTGACAGCAAAAGAAGGAGGAGCGGTTTATGATATCGTTTCAGGACTTCAAGTTGGAATAGCTAATGCTGCAAACTCTTTGTATGCTTTGAAAACGTTAGTATATGACGGAAAAGTGCTGACAAAGGAAGAAGTATATAATGCATTACAAAATGACTATGCAGGAGAAGAAGGAGAAAGAATACGTAAAATATTACTTGAAGTGCCTAAATACGGAAATGATATTGATGAAGTAGATGAATTTGCAGAAAATATTTATTGGTCATATATAAATGAAATACAGAAATATCATAATACAAGATATGGAAGAGGCCCTAAAAATGGAGGCTATGGAGTATCAACTTCCGGAATATCTTCAAATGTGCCTATGGGAACTGTAAGCGGTGCTACTCCTGATGGAAGACGAGCTTATACTCCGGCTGCTGAAGGAGGTTCACCTACACAGGGAACAGATGTAAACGGACCTACTGCAGTACTTAATTCGGTAAACAAACTTCCTACTCTTATGATTACAGGAGGACAGCTATTGAATCAGAAATATTCTCCTGACCTTGTGAGAAGCCCTGAACAGTTTGAGAAATTTGTAGATGTTATAAAATCATTTATAGCATCTAAAGGTTGGCATATACAATTCAATATTATTTCAGGAGAAACATTGAAAGCTGCCCAATGTGAGCCAGAAAAACATAGAGATATTATAGTGAGAGTCGCAGGATATTGTGCACAATTTGTCACATTGGATAAAACGACACAGAATGATATTATTTCAAGAACTGAGCAGAAATTATAA
- a CDS encoding biotin--[acetyl-CoA-carboxylase] ligase, with amino-acid sequence MKIYKFDTLDSTNEYMKNHMETFEEFDAVIADSQTKGKARRGNLWFSDKGMALFTFLVKKHKGIKDSEYMKLPLLAGMGVIKGLNHFEKLDYKFKWTNDVYLNERKLSGILVERIEDNFYIGIGININNILPVELEKIAVSLSEITGEKYDITDIVSSIIKEFKILYNDFINRLWKNILSEINSINYLKDKKVSIKIADTLISGIARDINNKGEIEILANNGILSFSFGEVVNKKIIIEK; translated from the coding sequence ATGAAAATCTATAAATTTGATACTCTCGATTCTACAAACGAATACATGAAAAATCATATGGAAACCTTTGAAGAATTTGATGCGGTTATTGCCGATAGTCAGACAAAAGGAAAAGCCCGTAGAGGAAATTTATGGTTTTCCGATAAAGGAATGGCACTTTTTACTTTTCTTGTAAAAAAACATAAAGGAATCAAAGATTCGGAATATATGAAATTACCTTTGTTAGCAGGAATGGGAGTCATAAAAGGATTAAATCATTTTGAAAAACTGGATTATAAATTTAAATGGACAAATGATGTTTATCTTAACGAAAGAAAATTAAGCGGTATTTTGGTAGAAAGAATTGAAGATAATTTTTACATAGGTATAGGAATAAATATTAACAATATTTTACCTGTCGAACTTGAAAAAATTGCAGTTTCTCTTTCGGAAATTACAGGAGAAAAATATGATATTACAGATATTGTTTCTTCCATTATTAAAGAATTTAAAATTCTTTATAATGACTTTATAAACAGACTCTGGAAAAACATATTGTCAGAGATTAATTCCATAAACTATCTGAAAGATAAAAAAGTAAGCATAAAAATAGCTGACACTCTTATTTCAGGAATTGCACGAGATATAAACAATAAAGGAGAAATTGAAATTCTTGCAAATAACGGTATTTTATCTTTTTCTTTCGGAGAAGTTGTAAATAAAAAGATTATAATTGAAAAATAG
- the pckA gene encoding phosphoenolpyruvate carboxykinase (ATP): MRTFGLEKLGIINTGKIHRNLSPTELIEIAVQKEEGKLSKTGALVVTTGKYTGRSPEDKFIVDTQGIHDSIAWGNVNRPIEKSKFNAIYGKLVSYFQNREIFIFDGIAGADPVCRKKFRIINELASQNLFIHQLLIRPSAEELANYHSPDFTIIAAPGFKCNPKIDGTHSEAAIIIDYEAKIGIICGSRYSGEIKKSVFCVMNYLMPSMDVLPMHCSANIDPVTGKTAVFFGLSGTGKTTLSTDPNRKLIGDDEHGWSNHGIFNFEGGCYAKCINLKEKYEPEIYRAIKFGSLVENVIMDPKTRELDFKDKTFTENTRVGYPINYITNAQIPGVGGIPSVVIFLTADAFGVLPPISRLNQDAAMYHFITGFTSKLAGTERGVTEPQPTFSTCFGEPFMPMEPSVYAKMFGEKIEKYNTKVYLINTGWSGGPYGIGKRMELKYTRAMVTAALNGELDSVEYKHDDIFNVDIPQFCPNVPCEIMNPADTWENKEAYIVYAKKLAKMFQENFEKKYPHMPENVVNAGPRA; encoded by the coding sequence ATGAGAACATTCGGACTTGAAAAATTGGGAATTATAAACACCGGGAAAATTCACCGTAACTTATCCCCTACAGAATTAATTGAAATTGCTGTTCAGAAAGAAGAAGGCAAACTGTCAAAAACAGGAGCACTTGTTGTAACAACCGGTAAATATACCGGACGTTCTCCTGAGGATAAGTTTATAGTCGACACTCAGGGAATTCATGACTCCATTGCATGGGGGAATGTAAACCGCCCTATTGAAAAGTCAAAGTTTAATGCTATTTACGGGAAGCTGGTTTCCTATTTTCAGAATAGGGAAATTTTTATTTTTGACGGAATAGCGGGAGCTGATCCCGTGTGTAGAAAAAAGTTCAGGATCATAAATGAGCTTGCCAGTCAGAATTTGTTTATTCATCAACTTTTAATAAGACCTTCGGCTGAAGAGCTTGCAAATTATCATAGTCCTGATTTTACTATTATTGCAGCGCCGGGATTTAAGTGTAATCCGAAAATAGACGGAACTCATTCAGAAGCTGCTATCATCATTGATTATGAAGCGAAAATAGGGATAATATGCGGTTCGAGATATTCGGGAGAAATAAAGAAAAGTGTATTTTGCGTAATGAATTATTTAATGCCGAGTATGGATGTGCTTCCTATGCATTGTTCCGCAAATATAGATCCGGTTACAGGCAAAACTGCCGTTTTTTTTGGACTTTCAGGTACAGGAAAAACGACTTTGTCTACAGATCCTAATAGAAAATTAATAGGTGATGATGAGCATGGCTGGTCCAATCATGGAATTTTTAATTTTGAAGGGGGTTGTTATGCTAAGTGTATAAATCTGAAAGAAAAATATGAGCCTGAAATATATCGGGCAATAAAATTTGGAAGTCTTGTGGAAAATGTCATAATGGACCCGAAAACAAGAGAATTGGACTTTAAAGATAAAACATTTACTGAGAATACCCGTGTAGGTTATCCCATTAATTATATAACAAATGCTCAAATCCCGGGAGTAGGAGGAATACCTTCTGTAGTTATATTTCTTACAGCAGATGCTTTCGGTGTACTGCCTCCCATTTCAAGGCTGAATCAAGATGCGGCAATGTATCATTTTATTACAGGATTTACTTCAAAACTTGCAGGTACCGAGCGTGGAGTCACAGAACCTCAACCAACATTCTCCACTTGCTTCGGAGAGCCTTTTATGCCTATGGAACCATCAGTTTATGCGAAAATGTTTGGAGAAAAAATTGAAAAATATAATACAAAAGTGTATCTCATAAATACAGGATGGTCAGGAGGACCTTACGGGATAGGGAAGCGTATGGAACTGAAATATACTCGTGCAATGGTTACAGCGGCTTTAAATGGCGAACTTGATTCGGTTGAATATAAACATGACGATATTTTCAATGTGGATATTCCTCAATTTTGCCCAAATGTTCCATGTGAAATTATGAACCCTGCCGATACTTGGGAAAATAAGGAAGCTTACATTGTCTATGCAAAAAAATTGGCTAAAATGTTTCAGGAAAATTTTGAAAAAAAATATCCTCATATGCCTGAAAATGTCGTAAATGCAGGACCGAGAGCTTAG
- a CDS encoding OadG family protein — MRIIYGSSPITLTEALFVTVISMTVVFLVLILISFILSLFKYIPSEKEGNKRQSQPTVFKPSQENRAKLSPEDIKDDKMLAAVMVSVIEAAGEDENAYVRVKSIREVN, encoded by the coding sequence ATGAGAATAATATATGGAAGTTCACCGATAACATTGACGGAAGCATTATTTGTAACAGTTATAAGTATGACGGTAGTATTTTTAGTATTGATTTTAATTTCTTTCATTCTATCTCTTTTTAAATATATTCCTTCGGAAAAGGAAGGAAATAAACGGCAATCACAACCGACTGTTTTTAAACCTTCCCAAGAAAACAGGGCAAAATTGAGTCCTGAAGATATAAAGGATGATAAAATGTTGGCAGCGGTAATGGTGTCGGTAATAGAAGCTGCGGGTGAAGATGAAAATGCATATGTGAGAGTAAAGTCAATAAGAGAAGTTAATTAA